The following are encoded in a window of Artemia franciscana chromosome 5, ASM3288406v1, whole genome shotgun sequence genomic DNA:
- the LOC136027683 gene encoding transcription initiation factor IIB-like translates to MASCYYHPEACLIEDSHAGDIICPECGLVCVDRCLDVSVEWNYTKTSRPVENSKIVHPEGDKPDDMPPNVPSDESRNQKRIFNQTLKMAARNIKEMAEKLNLTKAVVDKAIQIFNTIHDKEYLKGMTKDSIGSACLYLICRQESMPRKFREVCAVSKARQKEIGKVFKLILENREFLPHEI, encoded by the coding sequence ATGGCATCCTGTTATTATCACCCTGAAGCATGTTTAATTGAAGATTCTCACGCAGGGGATATCATTTGTCCGGAATGTGGATTGGTCTGTGTTGATAGATGTCTTGATGTTAGTGTAGAATGGAACTACACTAAGACTTCGCGTCCTGTCGAAAACAGTAAAATTGTTCACCCTGAAGGTGATAAGCCAGATGATATGCCGCCAAATGTGCCAAGCGACGAGTCCAGGAACCAAAAGAGaatttttaatcaaactttGAAAATGGCTGCAAGAAACATTAAAGAAATGgctgaaaaacttaatttaacgAAGGCAGTAGTCGATAAAGCTATTCAAATATTTAACACGATTCATGATAAAGAATACTTGAAAGGGATGACTAAAGATTCTATTGGCTCAGCTTGTTTATATCTCATTTGTCGACAAGAGTCCATGCCAAGAAAATTTAGAGAAGTTTGTGCTGTTTCCAAGGCTCGTCAAAAAGAAATTGGTAAGGTTTTCAAGTTGATACTCGAAAACAGGGAGTTTCTACCTCacgaaatttaa